From one Mya arenaria isolate MELC-2E11 chromosome 4, ASM2691426v1 genomic stretch:
- the LOC128232962 gene encoding protein ABHD15-like produces MKGCLGYILTLCSWVLRLFYSVRRLWSPEALACDILPKLHSRESTLAKHLVRRRGLLNRPFRPPFLLRGPFVQTLLGLFCPPLGDLNFEREYLHVDKGIVALDWYTEPDSKLRRNSPILLVFPRLTGDALSVGGLCRLANKRGFRPVVFNRRGHGMSFLTTPKLTSTGDPNDAREVIGYIFEKYPYVPLVGVGVGAGCATLFSYLGESGSSSQLKAAVCISPSYDNTIKLCEQIPKFYELIVLVQLKAMLIVYWKVLHKVIDLKAVILKCWTLKEFDFHVYCKMYGIATFDTFWQRNDPMRDVDDIAVPVLCVNSVDDPVSVHENIPLDVFRYYPNLLLVTLAAGGHCSFHENVTGDSWANGTALTFIEGVLEFISNSRYWYK; encoded by the coding sequence ATGAAAGGATGCTTGGGTTACATTTTGACACTGTGTAGCTGGGTACTGCGGCTGTTTTACTCAGTGAGGCGATTGTGGTCGCCGGAAGCGTTGGCTTGTGACATCCTCCCGAAGCTCCACAGCCGCGAATCCACTCTAGCTAAGCATTTGGTGCGCCGGCGCGGGCTGCTGAACCGTCCATTCCGGCCACCGTTTCTACTGCGCGGTCCTTTTGTTCAGACCCTGCTAGGGCTGTTCTGTCCGCCACTGGGAGACCTCAATTTTGAGCGGGAATACTTGCACGTGGACAAGGGAATCGTGGCGCTGGACTGGTACACAGAGCCGGACTCCAAACTCCGCCGCAACAGCCCGATTCTGCTAGTGTTTCCACGTTTAACGGGTGACGCTTTAAGCGTTGGCGGTCTATGCCGCCTGGCAAACAAACGAGGGTTTAGACCAGTTGTGTTCAATAGGAGAGGACATGGAATGAGCTTTTTGACAACTCCGAAACTAACCAGCACGGGAGACCCGAACGACGCGCGGGAGGTCATCGGGTACATATTTGAGAAGTACCCCTATGTGCCGCTGGTTGGGGTCGGTGTGGGGGCGGGCTGCGCAACGCTATTCTCTTACCTTGGTGAGAGTGGGTCCTCATCGCAGCTCAAGGCCGCCGTCTGCATATCGCCGTCTTACGATAATACCATCAAACTATGCGAACAGATTCCTAAATTTTATGAACTAATCGTTTTAGTGCAATTAAAAGCAATGCTTATCGTCTATTGGAAGGTTTTGCATAAAGTTATAGACCTTAAAGcagtaatattaaaatgttggacGCTCAAGGAGTTTGATTTTCACGTGTATTGCAAAATGTATGGCATCGCAACGTTTGACACGTTTTGGCAACGTAACGACCCGATGCGTGACGTTGACGACATCGCAGTACCCGTGCTGTGTGTAAACAGCGTGGATGATCCGGTCTCAGTTCACGAGAACATCCCGTTGGACGTCTTCCGGTACTACCCGAATCTGCTACTCGTGACGCTGGCGGCAGGCGGCCACTGCTCCTTCCATGAGAATGTGACCGGAGACTCCTGGGCTAACGGGACTGCCCTAACCTTCATAGAAGGCGTTCTTGAGTTTATATCGAACTCGAGATACTGGTACAAATGA